GAACGTCTGGAAGGTCCGCGTCTCCACCGCTTCGACCGGCTCCAGCGTCGCGCTGCCGTAGAGGGTCGGGTCGTCGCCGGGACGGACCGACGGAGCATTCTCGCCCACGAGGGCACGCCGGATGGGTTGGGGTGGGACGTTGGGCTTCACGCGTCGGCTCCGATGTCTAAAAACTATACAGCATTTGAAAACTATATAGCGTTGACGTCCAGCCCCGATGGGCAAAGAATTTCGCTGTCGCCTTCCACCGCACCACGCCGATAGGAAATTTCATGCTCAAGTCCTCTCGCCGACTGATCGCCGCGACGCTCACCGCGCTCGGTGTCGCGATGGCCTCCCAGGCTCACGCCGAGTATCCGGACAAGCCGATCACGCTGATCATCCCGTTCCAGGCCGGCGGCAGCACCGAGACGCTGGGCCGCGTGTTCGCCGAGGCGCTCGGCAAGCAGCTCGGCGGCCGCGTCGTCGTGAAGACGCGTCCCGGCGCGGGCGGGGCGATCGGCGCCACCGAGCTCGCCTTCTCCGAGCCCGACGGCTACACGCTGATGATGGCCAGCTCGTCCGTTCTCCTGTGGCCGCCGCTCGCCCAGGACGTCGACTACGACAAGGACGACTTCACCCCGATCGCCCAGATCGCCGAGACGCAGCAGGCGATCGTCGCTGCCGCCGACGCCCCGTTCGACACCTTCAAGGAGCTGGTCGCCTACTCGAAGGACCACGACCTCAGCTACGCCGACCAGGGCGCCATCACGCGCGTCTTCATCGACTATCTCGCCTCCCAGGAGGGCGTTACCTGGACCGCCATCCCGACCAAGGGCGGCGGCGAGGCGATGCCGTTCCTGCTCGGCGGCAAGGTCGACTTCTCCTACAGCGGCGGCGTCCACAGCCGATACGGCGACAAGATG
Above is a genomic segment from Acuticoccus sediminis containing:
- a CDS encoding tripartite tricarboxylate transporter substrate binding protein, translated to MLKSSRRLIAATLTALGVAMASQAHAEYPDKPITLIIPFQAGGSTETLGRVFAEALGKQLGGRVVVKTRPGAGGAIGATELAFSEPDGYTLMMASSSVLLWPPLAQDVDYDKDDFTPIAQIAETQQAIVAAADAPFDTFKELVAYSKDHDLSYADQGAITRVFIDYLASQEGVTWTAIPTKGGGEAMPFLLGGKVDFSYSGGVHSRYGDKMKVLMSLIGKPLVSAPDAPVILDDYGIALPSESLIAGPAGMDPEIVARLESAIEAATMDEAFVDMSENKLMFPVVYSDSATLSASLDKNNEGLKKVLEAVQ